One stretch of Anguilla anguilla isolate fAngAng1 chromosome 5, fAngAng1.pri, whole genome shotgun sequence DNA includes these proteins:
- the LOC118227941 gene encoding SLAM family member 5-like isoform X2 → MRTSHVREHWIHFLFACYLLGFHLSLAQTPEQTTWVKGILGGSATFPAPVLKTGTLSYKDLGAAAMVFKGSSDTELMKQFRGRLQWDNQTGLFTITRLRTEDSGTYIVNCKEEQSKCTFTFQLEVYKNVSSPTVTWIQSERKNCSVLCFVENGREVTLSWLRDGEMLSNTSNPDINTSLSLLLELEREGHTYYCETKNPVSSQLYRLGVPSSCTEDSDQKLPEVPKNDLAPLVVPLCSLLVLICEMGIMYLCLLRRRRHFAQVEQNIKLTTVYDELQLCRVSAAAEQC, encoded by the exons GGTTCCATCTGTCTTTAGCCCAGACACCAGAGCAGACCACGTGGGTGaaaggcattctgggaggaTCTGCCACATTTCCAGCTCCAGTGTTGAAAACTGGCACCCTGTCATATAAAGATCTAGGAGCTGCAGCCATGGTGTTCAAAGGCAGCAGTGACACAGAGCTAATGAAGCAGTTCAGAGGCAGACTGCAGTGGGACAATCAGACTGGACTCTTCACCATCACACGTCTGAGGACAGAAGACTCTGGGACATATATTGTGAACTGTAAAGAAGAACAGagtaaatgcacatttacattCCAGCTGGAAGTCTACA AGAATGTGTCCTCACCCACAGTGACATGGATACAATCAGAGAGAAAGAACTGCTCGGTGCTGTGCTTTGTGGAGAATGGAAGAGAGGTCACTCTATCCTGGCTGAGAGATGGGGAGATGCTGTCCAACACCAGCAACCCTGATATCAACACCTCTTTGTCTCTCCTTCtggagttagagagagagggacacacctACTACTGTGAGACAAAGAACCCTGTCAGCTCACAGCTCTACCGGCTGGGTGTACCATCTAGCTGCACTGAGGATTCAG atCAGAAATTGCCAGAGGTCCCTAAAAATGACCTCGCCCCCCTAGTTGTACCATTGTGCTCTCTGCTTGTTCTTATATGTGAAATGGGAATTATGTATTTGTGCTTGTTGAGAAGAAGAAGGCATTTTGCACAAGTTGAG CAGAACATCAAACTGACCACTGTGTATGATGAGCTCCAGCTGTGCAGagtctctgctgctgctgaacaGTGCTGA
- the LOC118227941 gene encoding SLAM family member 5-like isoform X1, with product MGCRRLQRCSHWIHFLFACYLLGFHLSLAQTPEQTTWVKGILGGSATFPAPVLKTGTLSYKDLGAAAMVFKGSSDTELMKQFRGRLQWDNQTGLFTITRLRTEDSGTYIVNCKEEQSKCTFTFQLEVYKNVSSPTVTWIQSERKNCSVLCFVENGREVTLSWLRDGEMLSNTSNPDINTSLSLLLELEREGHTYYCETKNPVSSQLYRLGVPSSCTEDSDQKLPEVPKNDLAPLVVPLCSLLVLICEMGIMYLCLLRRRRHFAQVEQNIKLTTVYDELQLCRVSAAAEQC from the exons GGTTCCATCTGTCTTTAGCCCAGACACCAGAGCAGACCACGTGGGTGaaaggcattctgggaggaTCTGCCACATTTCCAGCTCCAGTGTTGAAAACTGGCACCCTGTCATATAAAGATCTAGGAGCTGCAGCCATGGTGTTCAAAGGCAGCAGTGACACAGAGCTAATGAAGCAGTTCAGAGGCAGACTGCAGTGGGACAATCAGACTGGACTCTTCACCATCACACGTCTGAGGACAGAAGACTCTGGGACATATATTGTGAACTGTAAAGAAGAACAGagtaaatgcacatttacattCCAGCTGGAAGTCTACA AGAATGTGTCCTCACCCACAGTGACATGGATACAATCAGAGAGAAAGAACTGCTCGGTGCTGTGCTTTGTGGAGAATGGAAGAGAGGTCACTCTATCCTGGCTGAGAGATGGGGAGATGCTGTCCAACACCAGCAACCCTGATATCAACACCTCTTTGTCTCTCCTTCtggagttagagagagagggacacacctACTACTGTGAGACAAAGAACCCTGTCAGCTCACAGCTCTACCGGCTGGGTGTACCATCTAGCTGCACTGAGGATTCAG atCAGAAATTGCCAGAGGTCCCTAAAAATGACCTCGCCCCCCTAGTTGTACCATTGTGCTCTCTGCTTGTTCTTATATGTGAAATGGGAATTATGTATTTGTGCTTGTTGAGAAGAAGAAGGCATTTTGCACAAGTTGAG CAGAACATCAAACTGACCACTGTGTATGATGAGCTCCAGCTGTGCAGagtctctgctgctgctgaacaGTGCTGA
- the LOC118227507 gene encoding LOW QUALITY PROTEIN: signaling lymphocytic activation molecule-like (The sequence of the model RefSeq protein was modified relative to this genomic sequence to represent the inferred CDS: deleted 2 bases in 1 codon): FTGRLQWDSQTGLFTITHLRAEDSGTYVVDCKDEQSKLATFQLEVYKNMSTPTVTWIRSGRKNCSVLCFVENGREVTLSWLNGEKLFHTSSPDINTSLSLLLELEGKGHIYYCETKNPVSSQLYWLDVPPNCTEDSA; encoded by the exons TTCACTGGCAGACTGCAGTGGGACAGTCAGACTGGACTCTTCACCATCACACATCTGAGggcagaggattctgggacgTATGTTGTCGACTGTAAAGATGAACAGAGTAAACTTGCAACATTCCAACTGGAAGTCTACA AGAACATGTCCACACCAACAGTGACATGGATACGATCAGGGAGAAAGAACTGCTCGGTGCTGTGCTTTGTGGAGAATGGAAGAGAGGTCACTCTATCCTGGCTG AATGGGGAGAAGCTGTTCCACACCAGCAGCCCTGATATCAACACCTCTTTGTCTCTCCTTCTGGAGTTAGAGGGAAAGGGACACATCTACTACTGTGAGACAAAGAACCCTGTCAGCTCACAGCTCTACTGGCTGGACGTACCACCAAACTGCACTGAGGATTCAG CATAA